The bacterium genome includes a window with the following:
- the icd gene encoding isocitrate dehydrogenase (NADP(+)) — protein MYEKLTAPAKGSKITVAEGRLVVPDDPIIPFIEGDGTGPDIWRASQRVFDAAIEKAFGGKKKVVWFEVYAGEKSLKVYGENVWLPDDTLTAIKEYIVAIKGPLTTPVGGGIRSLNVTLRQVLDLYACVRPVRWFEGVPAPVKDPGKLNVVIFRENTEDVYSGIEWKSGSAEAARLIEFVKGMGKNIRHDSGVGIKPISKYGSERIVRKAIQYAIDRGLTMVTIVHKGNIMKFTEGAFREWGYELAAREFSDKVVSEKDLWDKFEGKLPAGKILLNDRIADAMFQQLLLRPDEYQVIVTPNLNGDYLSDACAAQVGGLGLAPGGNISDAYAVFEATHGTAPKYADKDVINPGSVILSGVMMFEYLGWDPVAKLIVKGLEGAIGKKRVTYDLERQMPGATKLKTSEFATEIIANM, from the coding sequence GTGTATGAAAAATTGACAGCTCCAGCAAAGGGGTCGAAGATCACTGTTGCTGAGGGCCGGCTTGTCGTCCCCGACGATCCGATTATTCCTTTTATAGAAGGAGACGGAACCGGCCCGGACATATGGCGCGCCTCGCAGCGCGTGTTTGATGCCGCGATAGAGAAGGCATTTGGCGGAAAGAAGAAAGTCGTATGGTTTGAAGTATATGCCGGCGAGAAATCGCTGAAAGTTTATGGGGAAAATGTCTGGCTGCCGGATGATACATTAACCGCTATTAAAGAGTATATCGTTGCGATTAAGGGGCCGTTGACCACGCCAGTGGGCGGCGGGATTCGCTCTTTGAATGTGACGTTACGACAGGTTTTAGATTTGTACGCTTGCGTGCGTCCGGTTCGCTGGTTTGAAGGAGTTCCGGCTCCGGTGAAGGACCCGGGTAAACTGAATGTGGTTATCTTCCGCGAAAATACTGAAGACGTTTACTCCGGTATCGAATGGAAATCCGGTTCAGCGGAAGCAGCGAGACTTATCGAATTTGTTAAGGGCATGGGGAAGAACATTCGGCATGATTCGGGTGTGGGAATCAAACCGATTTCAAAATATGGCAGTGAGCGCATCGTACGCAAGGCCATTCAATATGCGATTGACCGCGGGCTGACAATGGTGACGATTGTCCACAAGGGCAATATTATGAAGTTCACCGAAGGCGCATTCCGCGAATGGGGCTATGAGCTTGCAGCTAGGGAATTCTCGGATAAGGTTGTCTCGGAGAAAGACTTGTGGGACAAGTTTGAGGGTAAGTTGCCCGCGGGTAAGATTCTCTTGAACGACCGCATTGCCGACGCGATGTTCCAGCAATTGCTCTTGCGTCCTGACGAGTATCAGGTCATCGTGACGCCGAACTTGAACGGCGACTACTTGAGCGACGCGTGTGCGGCTCAGGTGGGTGGTTTAGGTTTGGCTCCGGGAGGCAACATCAGCGACGCATACGCGGTGTTTGAAGCGACGCACGGCACGGCTCCGAAGTACGCAGATAAGGATGTCATCAATCCGGGTTCCGTAATTTTGTCCGGTGTGATGATGTTTGAATATCTTGGTTGGGATCCGGTGGCGAAGTTGATTGTAAAGGGACTCGAAGGAGCCATTGGCAAGAAGCGTGTGACCTACGACCTCGAACGTCAGATGCCGGGTGCAACGAAGCTCAAGACCTCGGAATTCGCGACGGAGATTATCGCGAATATGTAG